One genomic region from Nitrospira sp. encodes:
- the wecB gene encoding UDP-N-acetylglucosamine 2-epimerase (non-hydrolyzing), with protein sequence MSKKKIYCIVGTRPEAIKMAPVILALKKEPWADVRVLATAQHREILDQVLGLFDIKPDIDLNLMQKEQTLPELTARLMTTLDLTLSGETPDAVLAQGDTTTVMVAALAAFYRRIPFGHVEAGLRTGDMAYPFPEEMNRVVTGRLACWHFAPTESARANLLAEGVGADRILVTGNTVIDALLDVSKRCDDFAPKISPGNRLVLLTAHRRENFGAPFLEICRAIKYLADTRRDVEFLYPIHPNPNVRDVAIKTLGHHPRIRLCDPLEYVPFVAAMKAAHFVLSDSGGVQEEAPALGKPVLVLRQETERPEAVREGVVKLVGPNCDAIVHESVRLLDDEKAYYSMARGISPYGDGNASTRIAAALHRYLLDNA encoded by the coding sequence ATGAGTAAGAAGAAAATCTATTGTATTGTCGGCACTCGCCCCGAAGCCATCAAAATGGCTCCGGTTATCTTGGCGCTAAAGAAAGAACCATGGGCAGATGTCCGTGTTCTGGCGACTGCGCAACATCGTGAGATCCTCGATCAGGTGCTGGGACTTTTTGATATCAAACCCGACATCGACCTCAATCTTATGCAGAAAGAGCAAACGTTGCCGGAGTTGACGGCCCGTTTGATGACGACGCTGGACCTGACGCTCTCCGGTGAGACTCCCGATGCCGTGCTTGCACAGGGGGACACGACGACCGTCATGGTCGCAGCGCTTGCGGCATTCTATCGCCGCATTCCATTTGGTCATGTCGAGGCCGGCCTGCGTACCGGCGACATGGCCTATCCATTTCCAGAGGAGATGAATCGCGTGGTCACCGGGCGTCTTGCTTGTTGGCATTTTGCTCCAACAGAGTCCGCAAGAGCAAACTTGCTTGCGGAAGGTGTGGGTGCCGATAGAATTCTTGTTACTGGGAACACGGTCATTGATGCGCTGCTCGATGTGTCAAAACGCTGTGACGACTTCGCTCCGAAGATTTCACCGGGTAACCGGCTGGTGCTGCTGACAGCTCACCGACGAGAAAATTTCGGAGCGCCTTTTCTCGAAATATGTCGCGCCATCAAGTACCTGGCGGACACCCGCAGAGATGTTGAATTCTTGTATCCGATTCACCCGAACCCAAATGTGCGTGATGTTGCCATCAAGACCCTTGGGCATCATCCGCGTATCCGGCTCTGTGATCCGCTCGAGTACGTGCCTTTCGTAGCGGCAATGAAAGCCGCTCATTTCGTCCTTTCAGACTCTGGTGGTGTTCAAGAGGAAGCACCTGCCTTAGGAAAACCTGTCCTTGTTCTTCGACAAGAAACGGAACGACCTGAAGCGGTGAGAGAAGGTGTTGTGAAGCTTGTGGGGCCAAACTGCGATGCTATCGTTCACGAGTCAGTACGGTTGCTCGATGATGAGAAGGCGTATTACTCCATGGCTCGGGGCATTTCGCCATACGGAGATGGTAACGCTTCCACGAGAATCGCGGCCGCTTTGCATCGTTATCTTCTCGATAATGCCTGA
- a CDS encoding glycosyltransferase — MSDSGIQIQEPVGGGREKRGKGTVLIFPIIDWEYRYQRPQHLATNLAKLGHRIFYLSTSPLLDVGKDPYRITRHPCENVYVCRLRGAGADIEDLLRDKMGPHTVDAYANSLSHFLKDLGIEFPVVVLHHPYWLPLVRRIQGGRIGYDCMDFHRGFLGETEMDESERILLRTADFVVASSSYLQQKIGAMRRNVSLIRNGCEYGAFSAIGAQPKAHIPVAGYVGAVEEWFDMDLLVGIARKLPGWRFVIIGSTLGCNIDSARRMRNIEFVGEVPYERVPAQLSRFDVCMIPFKITELIKATNPVKVYEYLAAGRPVVATPIPELMVLGDKVAIASTTDEFATKLQEGLHVCSEITDKWRHWAATQDWSVRAREFENVMKGEIGR; from the coding sequence ATGTCCGACAGCGGTATCCAGATACAGGAGCCAGTTGGTGGCGGCAGAGAGAAGAGGGGCAAGGGAACCGTTTTAATATTCCCCATTATCGACTGGGAGTATCGTTACCAGCGACCACAGCATTTGGCGACGAATCTAGCCAAACTAGGGCATAGAATTTTCTATTTGTCCACGAGCCCGCTCCTTGATGTGGGGAAGGATCCATATCGCATCACGAGACACCCTTGTGAAAACGTTTATGTTTGTCGACTCCGTGGAGCAGGTGCGGATATTGAGGATCTTCTCCGCGACAAAATGGGTCCACATACAGTGGACGCATATGCCAATTCGCTTTCCCATTTCCTGAAAGATCTAGGTATAGAGTTTCCGGTCGTCGTGCTTCATCATCCGTATTGGCTCCCCCTGGTTAGGAGGATTCAGGGGGGAAGGATCGGATATGACTGTATGGATTTTCATCGAGGTTTCTTGGGGGAAACCGAAATGGACGAGTCCGAGCGAATATTGCTGAGAACGGCGGACTTTGTTGTTGCAAGCTCGAGTTATTTGCAACAGAAAATCGGTGCAATGCGCCGCAATGTTTCCCTGATCCGGAACGGCTGCGAGTACGGCGCGTTTTCCGCTATAGGAGCGCAACCTAAAGCGCATATTCCCGTGGCAGGATATGTAGGAGCGGTAGAGGAGTGGTTTGACATGGATCTTCTTGTGGGTATCGCGAGGAAACTGCCTGGCTGGAGATTCGTTATTATTGGCTCAACTCTAGGTTGCAACATCGATAGTGCAAGGCGCATGCGAAACATCGAGTTTGTCGGGGAGGTGCCATATGAACGAGTGCCAGCGCAGCTCTCACGTTTTGACGTGTGCATGATTCCATTTAAGATTACTGAGTTGATAAAGGCGACTAATCCTGTGAAGGTGTATGAGTATTTGGCTGCTGGTCGCCCCGTTGTAGCTACGCCCATTCCGGAATTGATGGTTTTGGGGGACAAAGTCGCTATTGCATCGACGACTGATGAATTTGCTACAAAGCTCCAAGAGGGTTTGCATGTGTGTTCGGAGATTACAGATAAGTGGCGCCATTGGGCTGCTACCCAAGATTGGTCTGTAAGGGCACGAGAGTTTGAAAATGTTATGAAGGGTGAAATCGGAAGGTAA
- a CDS encoding glycosyltransferase family 2 protein, with protein MPTPQIATLSASCSAGEQVRGRKCVTVIIVNWNSGTLLAKCMEFIRKQTMRPDHIVIVDNASMDDSVAALKTYDRVTVRVSNVNLGFAAGNNLALAECDTEFVALLNPDAFPKEDWLERLVASADTHSHIAMFGSRQLCQDRPAVLDGIGDLYHWSGLVLRNRHSVRQCEADLVSREIFSPCAAAGLYRRQALVDAGGFDEDYFCYVEDVDLGFRLRLAGHKAMYVPDAVVHHVGSATTGGQHSDFSVYHGHRNLVWTFVKDMPGILFWLLLPLHVAMNLASILWFAMKGRGGVILRAKRDALLGLPKMWRKRRAIQSTRIATVREIWRVMDKHVLPAR; from the coding sequence ATGCCAACCCCACAGATTGCCACTCTTAGCGCCTCTTGCTCCGCTGGAGAACAAGTGCGTGGTCGAAAGTGTGTAACCGTCATCATTGTCAACTGGAATAGCGGGACGCTGCTTGCTAAGTGCATGGAGTTTATCAGAAAACAGACAATGCGGCCTGATCACATCGTCATAGTAGATAATGCCAGCATGGATGATTCTGTAGCGGCTCTAAAAACGTATGATAGGGTGACCGTACGTGTGTCGAATGTTAATCTGGGTTTTGCCGCAGGCAATAACCTCGCATTGGCTGAGTGCGACACGGAGTTCGTCGCATTGCTCAATCCTGACGCTTTTCCTAAGGAGGATTGGCTGGAACGTTTGGTGGCCAGCGCCGACACCCATTCACACATAGCCATGTTTGGATCCAGGCAGCTGTGCCAAGACAGGCCGGCTGTGTTGGATGGGATTGGGGACCTGTATCACTGGAGCGGGTTGGTGTTGCGTAACAGGCATAGCGTGCGGCAATGTGAAGCCGACTTAGTTTCTCGAGAAATATTCTCGCCCTGTGCGGCGGCGGGTTTGTATCGGCGGCAAGCATTGGTGGATGCTGGTGGGTTCGATGAGGATTATTTTTGCTATGTGGAGGATGTGGATCTGGGATTTCGCTTACGCTTGGCGGGGCACAAGGCTATGTATGTGCCGGACGCGGTGGTTCATCATGTTGGATCGGCGACTACTGGCGGACAGCACAGTGATTTTTCCGTGTACCACGGCCACCGTAATCTGGTGTGGACTTTTGTGAAGGATATGCCAGGGATCTTATTCTGGCTGTTGCTGCCGCTGCATGTAGCGATGAATCTGGCAAGCATCCTCTGGTTTGCGATGAAGGGACGCGGCGGTGTGATCTTGCGGGCCAAGCGCGATGCGCTGCTGGGGTTGCCGAAGATGTGGCGCAAGCGGCGGGCGATCCAATCGACCCGCATCGCTACAGTGCGTGAGATTTGGCGGGTGATGGACAAGCATGTCCTTCCAGCAAGGTGA
- a CDS encoding glycosyltransferase family 2 protein, translating into MLSTTSSDQQFASVPRCSGNLEACSTSDAVSLIIVNYNAGDLLEVCVSSAAHQVDEVIVVDNASTDGSLEKVEAVFPCDGKLKVVRNRENLGFAAGCNIGVDHSAGSCLLFLNPDCVLQPDSVKRLSQRLKDYPEVGMVGGLLVNPDGTEQAGGRRAVPTPWRSFVRAFGLSRFSDRWPRLFFDFHLHKQPLPSHPIEVEAISGACMLVRRAAMQAVGHWDEGYFLHCEDLDFSMTLRGKGWKIMFAPDARIVHAKGGCSHSRPIFVEWHKHRGMMRFYRKFFQHQYPGPVMWLVGLGIWLRFGLVVSYLSALLILRRLGIQRG; encoded by the coding sequence ATGCTGAGCACGACGAGCTCCGACCAACAATTCGCCTCAGTACCACGTTGCTCAGGCAATCTTGAGGCATGTTCGACCTCCGATGCAGTATCGCTGATTATCGTGAATTATAACGCAGGCGATCTTCTTGAGGTCTGCGTCTCGTCCGCCGCACATCAGGTGGACGAAGTGATCGTGGTCGACAACGCTTCCACCGATGGAAGCCTGGAAAAAGTTGAGGCCGTATTTCCATGTGATGGGAAGTTGAAGGTTGTTCGTAATCGAGAGAATCTTGGGTTTGCAGCAGGCTGCAATATCGGAGTCGATCATTCCGCGGGTAGTTGTCTGTTATTTCTTAATCCTGATTGTGTCCTGCAGCCGGATTCTGTAAAGCGTCTGTCCCAGAGGCTGAAGGATTACCCTGAAGTTGGAATGGTGGGTGGTTTGTTGGTGAATCCCGATGGGACAGAACAAGCGGGAGGGCGGCGGGCTGTTCCAACGCCATGGCGGTCTTTTGTGCGGGCATTTGGTTTGTCCCGATTTTCAGATCGATGGCCGCGCCTGTTTTTTGATTTTCACTTACACAAGCAGCCGTTGCCGTCTCACCCCATCGAGGTCGAGGCAATTTCAGGTGCGTGCATGCTGGTCCGCCGTGCTGCGATGCAAGCCGTCGGGCATTGGGACGAAGGCTATTTTTTGCATTGTGAGGATCTGGATTTTTCCATGACCTTGCGAGGCAAGGGCTGGAAAATCATGTTTGCGCCCGATGCCAGGATCGTTCATGCCAAAGGAGGCTGCAGCCACTCTCGTCCAATATTCGTCGAATGGCATAAGCACCGTGGGATGATGCGATTTTATCGAAAGTTTTTCCAGCATCAGTACCCAGGCCCCGTGATGTGGCTGGTGGGACTTGGTATCTGGCTGCGATTCGGCTTGGTCGTCTCCTACCTTTCTGCGTTGCTGATTCTTCGTCGGCTCGGGATTCAGCGTGGATGA
- a CDS encoding NAD-dependent epimerase/dehydratase family protein, with protein sequence MDEWVHTGLLGANSLVGNCVIPRLSKDGRHTVAFSRHPPDRRAEAGVTWLRLSAPLLSCPEVSSIKHWLCVAPIWVLPQYFGMIGAFGARRVVVLSSTSLFVKGDSSDHGEQDSACRLADGERALRAWAEAQGVEWVILRPTLIYGCGRDKNLSEIVRFVRRWGFFPLMGQAEGLRQPVHAEDVATACVSALTMPAAANRTYNLSGGETLPYREMVCRVFASVGKLPRLVTIQRWLFRLGVTALHLLPRYRHWTVEMAERMNRDLVFDHTDAARDLGFSPRPFRLSPEDLPT encoded by the coding sequence GTGGATGAATGGGTGCATACCGGCTTGCTCGGGGCAAACAGTCTGGTCGGCAACTGCGTGATCCCGCGACTGAGTAAAGATGGACGGCACACGGTTGCATTTTCCAGGCACCCACCTGATCGCAGAGCTGAAGCGGGAGTGACGTGGCTGCGGCTTTCCGCGCCTCTGCTGTCTTGCCCCGAAGTTTCCTCGATCAAACATTGGTTGTGCGTGGCTCCTATCTGGGTCTTGCCTCAGTATTTTGGAATGATCGGAGCCTTTGGTGCACGCCGAGTGGTGGTGCTGTCTTCCACCAGTCTTTTTGTCAAGGGTGATTCGTCGGATCACGGTGAGCAGGATAGTGCATGCCGTTTGGCCGATGGAGAGCGGGCCCTCCGTGCCTGGGCAGAGGCACAGGGGGTTGAGTGGGTTATCTTGCGTCCCACCTTGATCTATGGATGCGGACGAGATAAGAATCTCTCCGAAATTGTCCGCTTTGTACGGCGATGGGGCTTTTTCCCCCTGATGGGACAGGCAGAGGGCCTGCGTCAGCCTGTGCATGCGGAGGATGTTGCAACAGCATGTGTGTCGGCACTGACTATGCCGGCTGCAGCAAACCGGACATACAACCTCTCAGGCGGGGAGACGTTGCCTTACCGGGAGATGGTGTGCCGCGTCTTTGCCTCGGTCGGCAAGTTGCCACGTCTGGTGACAATACAACGGTGGTTGTTCCGGTTAGGAGTGACAGCATTGCATCTGTTGCCACGGTACCGGCACTGGACCGTGGAGATGGCCGAACGCATGAACCGCGACCTGGTGTTTGACCATACCGATGCAGCACGGGACCTTGGCTTTTCACCAAGGCCCTTTCGGCTTTCGCCTGAGGACTTGCCGACATGA
- a CDS encoding HAD-IIIA family hydrolase — protein MFATDVDGVLTDAGMYYSESGDEWKKFNTRDGMGIKLLQKAGLITAIVTQERTRLVARRAEKLAIPELHQGVFDKLSVIRDMAIRHGISLNEVAYVGDDINDMEALQAVGFSAAPADSFPQVLKIVNYVCRQKGGEGAVRELAEIILLSRNEAKIIKQRR, from the coding sequence CTGTTTGCTACTGATGTGGACGGCGTCCTGACCGATGCCGGCATGTATTATTCCGAGTCGGGCGATGAATGGAAAAAGTTCAATACCCGCGACGGGATGGGTATCAAACTGCTCCAGAAGGCCGGCCTCATCACGGCGATCGTGACGCAGGAACGAACCAGGTTGGTCGCTCGCCGGGCGGAGAAACTCGCGATCCCAGAGCTTCATCAAGGGGTATTCGACAAGTTATCGGTGATCAGAGACATGGCCATACGGCATGGGATCTCACTAAATGAAGTTGCCTATGTCGGCGACGACATCAACGATATGGAGGCCTTGCAGGCAGTAGGATTCTCAGCGGCTCCGGCGGATAGTTTTCCGCAAGTGTTGAAGATCGTCAACTATGTATGCCGGCAAAAGGGTGGCGAAGGGGCTGTCAGAGAGCTCGCCGAAATAATACTGTTGTCTCGCAACGAGGCAAAGATCATCAAACAGCGACGTTGA